A region of the Rhodospirillales bacterium genome:
CTATCGGGTTTGTCGCTGAAGCCCCGGTACCGAAGCAGACTAGTCGGGAATGGCCTCCAGCCGGGTCAGGATCTCGGAGAAGTACGAAAAGAGGTCCGTGACCTCGGGGAAGGAACCCACCGTGGAGGGCAGCTCCACGAGCGGGAGGCCACTTCGCTCCGACAGCCATTCCGCGGCGTCGGTGGGCTCGTAATTAGCACGAACGATGGCCTTGACTTCCGTCGAACGGGAATGTTGGAGCACTTCCTGAAGGTATGGAGCGGACGGCGGGATGCCGGGCACGCGCTCCATGGAGGTGACCTTTTCCAAGCCCAACCAGTTGAAAAGGTAGGCCCAGAAGGCGTGCTGAACGATCAGCGGGGTGCCACGGAGCGCTTCCGCGCGGGGCTCCCATTGCGCCATTGCGTTGTCCCAGCGGGCATGGAAGTCCGCCAGCCGGGACTGGTAGGCATCGGCACGATCAGGATCGATTGCGCCGAGGCGTGCGGCGACCTCGCTGGCAAGCACCGTGATGTTGCGGGGGTCAGCGTGGACGTGCGGATTGCCGCTTGCATGGACGTCACCCATGCTGCGGTCGATGACCGTGGGACGTTCCAGGACCTCCACGTGTTCGGCCGCCATCAGGTGGCCCGGCTGTCCCGGCTGGATGCCCAGTCGTCCGCCCCGTTGCATCAGGACCGGGAGCCAGCCGACCTCAAGCTCGGCCCCGGAGCAGAACAGGAGGTCCGCCCGGCGGATCTGGGCGATCAGGCTCGGCCGGGCGCGGATGTGATGGGGGTCCTGCCCGCCGTGCGTCGCGGAGTACACGGTCACGTCACTGCCGCCCACTTCCTGGGCAAGGGAAGCCCACTCGGGTTCGCAGGCGAATACCCGCACCTCCGCCGAGGCCGGGAGCGTGGACAGGGCTGCCGCTGCCGCCAGGCAGCCCGCCACCAGGGTGCGTGTAAGGAAACGATGCATCGCGCCCTCCGTCAGAACGTGTGGGCCGCGTGGGCGCCGAGGCTCATGATGTACTGCAGCAGGATCTGGTCATCCTGCTCGACGAATACTGGGGCATCTTCGCCGTGCGCGTCCAACCTGCCATGGACGAAATTCTGGACTTCCTCGCGGTTGTACTGCAGCCGAATGCGGCTGAACTCGCTGTTGGTCCAGTCCGCCATGACCGCGTAGCCAACGGAGTCGTCGAGTGCAGGAGTGACAAGGTCATGTTCGCAATGGTCGCCGTGCAGCACGCACCCAGGGATGTCCGGTGGGGTCAGCCGCGCGTAGCGGGCACCAATCCTGAAGTTGCGATTGAGTTTGTAGATGCCCTGCACGTAGAACCCCATGGCGGTCGAATCGGTGAATGTCGGGGTGTCGTACTCGCCAGGAAGGCTGTAGTAGCCGTCCTCTACCCGCCAGAACACCTCGCCCTGAAGGATCACCTCCTGTTCGCGGGGATTGCCCGTGGGCGCCCAGGTCACACGGGCGTCGACGGCATACATGGTCGCGTCGCCCGAAAACTCGCCGTCGGTGAACGCGTCGATATTTGCCCACGCCGCGAGACCTTCGTCTTCAGCGTGGTCGTCGTGATCGTCGTCGTGCGCGTCATGGTCGTCGTCATGCGCGTCGTGGTCATCATCGTGTGCGGCGTGATCGTCATCATGCGCGTCGTGGTCGTCGTCGTGTGCGGCGTGATCGTCATCATGCGCGTCGTGGTCGTCGTCGTGCGCATCGTGGCCGTGTTCGTCTTCCTCCCCGCCATGCGCGTGGTCGTGGCCGCCAGCGCGGTTGTGAGCTTCGCCTGCCATCATGTAGGCGCCGATGCGCCACGCACCGTTGCGGCCGAAGTCACCGCCCATCCGCCCAAAGACAGACCAGGCATTGCGGCCGTTCGCCGAACCTGCGAAGGGGACGTCGTCGCCGCGGAACAACCCGCCGCCGACCTCGGCGTAGATGTCGGTCGGCAGGACGTAGGAGAGCTCAAGGCCGTCGTCGTTGAACGAGTGGTCAAGGAAGGCCCGGTAGGGGATGGGACGGTCGGAGAAATCGTCGGCGTGCAAATGGATCTCGTTGAGGTACCCGAAGGTCCACAGCGCCCGCCCGGCCTTGATTCGTGCCCCGTCCGGCAGACCGGCGCCCGGCAGCGTCTGGATGTAGAACTCCTCCACCTCCAGTTCGACCGACTCGCCCGGAGGGACTTCCAACGCGATCGTCGCGGCCCCGAAGAACTTGTCGTCCACATTCCCGGTCAGCGTGAATTCGGGGTGGCCCAGCGAGAAACCTTCGACAGGACGTTCGGCACCGTGTCCCACCTGGAATCCGGCAGGCGCGAAGGCCTCAGATTGGGTCGAGTACCGGGGATCCAGGACCATGCCGATCGCGGGATTGAAGACATTGTCCGTGGTGAATGCCTTGCGCCCCATCGGGGAGACCGCTGGCTGTGCGGGCTGGGCCGGGGTAGTCGTCATGGCCTCGAGCTGCCCTTCCAGGGCCTGGATGCGGGCCTCGTATTCCTGCTTGATGGCCTGGATCTCGGCAGCGAGTTCCTCTGCCGTCGGTGCCGAATCCTGGGCGTGCGCCTGAAGCGCGATGCAGACCATGATGGACGAGAGGCCTGCTGTCCACAGAGCCTGGACGATGGTGCGCATGTCGAAAGCCTTTTCCTGTTCCGAGCGAGAGTTGGGCGTCGGTTTCCTCGTCCCGCACAACAGATGTGCCGTTTGAAAGGTCTCCGGGCGGACTCCCGGAGCGGATGAAACCTTATAACAGCTGTTACATAGTAACAACCGTTGCCCTGCCTCGAGTACCGGAAGGTGACCCCTGCGGGCCGCGCACGGAATCATTCTCACCTGCTCCGCACGTATCGTGCTCGCGGTCGGTGCGAGCACCAGTTGCCCGGCTCGCAGGTCTCAGGTCAGGCGGACATCGGAGGAGCGCGGATGCGGTTTGCTCGCAGTGTGCGAGTCGCGACCGGAAGCGAGGTGGTCGTGGTTGGCGGCTCGAGAAAGCTGAGTGCGCGATCCTGCAGAGTAATAGGGAGAAGAGAAATCTCTGCAGAAACAAGCGGGAACTCGCATGGCCCTTGCTCATCGTGCGAATGCTCGTCGTGGCCGAACTCCACCGCATGGTGGCTGGCGGCGACTTGCGCAACCAGTAGACCGACAGCGAGCGGGACGCAGAGGCAGCTTCGGGTCAGGGACGTGATCCTGTGACCAGCGTAGCGAGCCATTTCGTCAGACTACATGACCTGTCCAGCCCCCAGCTAGCGGGCTGGCGTGAAGGATCCAGTCGCACCGGCAAGCCTGTTTCCTGACGGCCGCGCCGGGCCCACAACCAGAGCGGTGGCTCGTGTTCCGACCCGCCCGATGCTCAGTTTTCCGATGCGGTGTGTGCGCCCTGCGCACTGCTAGCTTCGGATCCACGAAAGCAGGAATCCGCATAGATTCCGTGATTTCAATCGTGCTTGCTATCGGCGGCCGGCGGAGCGCCAGCATTGCGGACGGTGGTCGGCCAAGTACACTGGCTTGACGAGGAGGATTGCGAATGAGTTCCCCAATCGTTGCCCAAGAGGAGCCCTTCTGCGTCGAAGTCGAGGCTGGAAAGAACTACGCCTGGTGTGCCTGTGGCAGAAGCGAGAAGCAGCCCTGGTGTGATGGCTCACACCGGGACACAGAGTTCTCGCCGGTCGTATGGAAGGCAGAGAAATCAGAAACGGTGTTCCTGTGCGGGTGCAAGTCGACCGGCGACAAGCCGTACTGTGATGGCACCCACAACATGCTTTGACCATGTGGACGACTGAGCAATCGGCAGCGGTGCTGCTGGAACACCGGCGCAAGCTTCGACCCCAGCACGAACTCCCATCGGGAGCGGTACCTGCGGACCGGGATGCGGCGTACCGCGTGCAGGATGCACTGATCCAGCTTCACCTTGATGCGGGCGACGGCCCGGTGGCGGGGTGGAAGGTCGCGCTCACCAATCCGGCCATGCAGGCAATGTTTGGTGTGGACGAGCCGGCCGAAGGCGCCATCTTCGGGCCCCTCGTGCATGCATCGGGGAAACGACTGGATCCCGGAAAGTACCGTCATCTGGGTGCGGAGGGCGAAATCGTCCTCCGCATGCGCGAGTCGCTCACGCCGGACCAGGCTCCGTTTACCGCAGAATCGGTGTCCGAGTCCGTCGGCGGGTACATGGCCGGGATCGAGATCGTCGACGATCGGGATGCGGGCGCGGACGCGACCATCGGGCTCCTCGTGGCCGACAACGCGATGAACTACGGCTGCGCGCTCGGGCGCGAATCGGCGTACACACCGACGATCGATCTCGCGCGTGTTTCCGGGCGGTTGACGATCGACGGTCAGCCGGCGGGGGAGGGCGTCGGCGAGAACGTGCTGGGTGGTCCGCTGCACGTCCTGGCGTTGCTGGGGAACTCGCTGGCGAGACGCGGCCGGAGCCTGCGGGCGGGTGACATCGTCATGACGGGAAGCCTGGCGGTGACCGTCTGGCCGCAACCGGGTGAGGCGATTCGGTGGGAGGTTGATGGACTTGATCCCGTTGAGTTCTCGCTTGCCCCCGACGGGACGACGTAAACATGGGGATGGTGGAAGAGGTCCGGGTCCACCGACTCGTGGAACATCTCTTGGCTGGTCGCGCCGACGGCACCGCGTTTGACGGGACATGGGACGACAGCCTGACGCCGCAGACGATGGCGGAGGCCTATCGCGTTCAGGATACGATTGTCCGGCGCATGCGCCCTCGGGGGACCGAACCCGGCGGCTGGCGGATCGCGCTGACCACGGATGCCCAGCAGAAGCAACACGGCGTCGTGCATCCGGTGGTCGGGCCTGTCTGGGATCGGGACCTGCACGCTTCCCCGTTCGGATTGCCTGTCGGCGACACGCATAACCCGCTGGCGGGCGCCGAACTTGCACTGCGAATCAAGCAGCCAATGTCGGCCGAGGATGGTCCCTGGAGCCGTGAATCGGCGGCCGCGGCCGTCGAAGCGGCGGCGTTGGCCGTCGTGATTTACGACGACCGCAACATTTCCGGGCTGGCTGCGTACACGATCGGGCTGGGTATCGCGGACCTGGCCGGCTCAGCCCTGGGCATCCTCGGCCCGGAAACTGATGACCTCGGCGCGCTGGAACTCGATGGCCTCGAACTCCACACCACCTTGGACGGGCGTGACGTGGGCGTGGCCAGCACGTCGACCTATCTCGCTCATCCGTACGAAATCGTGTCCTGGGTCGCGACTCATCTCAATGTCCGCCGTCGACAACTTGAGCCGGGCGATGTCGTGCTGCTGGGATCCCCGGGTGATCCGTTTCCACTGGGCCCTGGCGATCGAATCGCGGTCGCCAATGACGCGCTTGGCATTGCGGAACTGGCGCTTGAGGTTCAACCGGGGGCCGCTTGACCCGTTCAGAGACTGGGGCGGCGCTCGCAGAGGAATTGGCTGAACCGGTCCCGGCTGTGGAACAGTAACGTGGACGTCTCGACCGGCGTGTAAGGCGATTGCTTGACGTCGGTCCACTGGCCGTCGTCGCGAAGTCCACGGCAAGCCAGGTCCGCGTCTTCGGGCCGGTGCACCCGCACTTCGTACTGATTGACGCAGTCGCACGCGCAGACCCGAAGCATCTCGAAGCCGTCAACGGGGATCTCTTCACCCGCGTGGGCGATCGCGGTCAGACAGCTAAACGCGACCCAGGCAACTGCGTTTCGGAATGCGGTGTGCATGGGCCTATGGTGCACCGAAGCACCACACTTGCCAAGTGCCAGGGGCAGTGATCGAGAGGGGGGCGGCGCTCCGCCTGCAATCTCTCGAGACCGTCAGCGGGCTGGCGTCCTCTTGGTCGTTTGGCCGTTGGCCGAAGCACCGAGGATCACCTTCGTCGGGTTGACGCGGAGCACGCAAACGTATCGGCCTTGTTCCAATCGCGCTGCGCACATGAAAAAAGGCCGGACGGGCATCGCCCGTCCGGCCTCGAATAGCTGACTGGAATGCCTGGACGCGGATGGACCGCGCCCAGGTTCCGGTTCTAGGTCAGGCTGCCGTGATGTCCTCCGGACGGATCGGCAGGTTGCGAACCCGCTTGCCGGTCGCGTCGAAGATCGCGTTGGCCAGCGCCGGGGCAAACGGCGGGACCATCGGCTCGCCAACACCACTCGGAATGTGATCGTTCTCGATCCGGTGGAGGTGGACGTTGAGCGGAGCGTCGTCGATCCGCGTCACCGGGTAGTCGTGGAAGTTGCTCTGCTCCACAGCACCCTGGGCATAGCTGATGATGCCCTGGCGTGCGATGGTGTTGCCGTAAACGGCAGCGCCTTCACACTGGGCCCGGATCCGTTCCGGGTTCGCGCCCAGACCGCAATCCAGCACCGTGTCGACCCGCGTGATGGAGTAGTTTCCATCGTCCGCGACCTGCACGCGCACCGCCTGGGCGATGTACGACAGGAACGAGCGGTGCACCGCGAGACCAAGACCGTGCCCCTTCGGAAGCGGTTTCCCATATCCGGAGACGTCACGGGCTTTCCGCAGCACGCCGGCCAGACGGCCGGTGTCGATCGGGTAGTCCTCGATCGGGTCACCGTAGTTCCAGTAATCCTCGACCTTCTCTTTCGTCAGGTCGATGATTGCCGGCTCACCGATGAGCTCAAGCTGGAACTCGACCGGGTCGCGGCCGATCTCGTGCGCCAACTCGTTCGCGAAGCTGTTGATCGCGAAGGCGTGCTGGATGTTGTTCACGGAGCGGTACCAGCCGATCCGGGTGTGCAGGTTCGCATCCCCGTTCTCGATCCGAATGTTCTCGATCGAGTTGTAGGGCATGTCGATCAGGCCAAGACCGTGCTCAATGTTGAACCCGATCTTCTGTTCCGGGACCCACAGACCCAGGATGGACGGGAACGCCACACCGTGCCGCCATCCGGACACCCGGCCGGCGTCGATGACCGCGCTGACGCTCTGGGCACTCGCGGCGTGGTAGTAGCCGTTCTGGATTTCATCTTCACGGGTCCAGACCAGGCGCACCGGGGCGCCTACCTCGCGTGAGAGGTAAGCCGCTTCCACGGCGTAGTCCGCCTTGGACTTCCGACCGAACCCGCCACCGAGCAGGGTGATGTGCACCAGCACATTTTCCTTCTCGATGCCGAGTACCTCGGCGATCGTGTCCCGAACCGCCATCGGATGCTGGGAGGCTGCCCAGATCTCGACCTTGCCGTCCTGGTAGTTAGCGACCGCTGCCGGCGGCTCCATTGGCATGTGGATGAAGTACGGCACGAAGTATTCGCGCGTGAACTCCTTCGCCGACGCCTTGTCACGGGCCAGCTCGTAGCTGCCGCGTTCACGGATCGTGGTACCCGGTTCGGCTGCCGCCTTGCGGAGCGCAGCGTCGTACGACGGGCTGTCGAGGGCACTGTTCTCCGATTCGGACCACTGGACGTTGAGCGCCTT
Encoded here:
- a CDS encoding zinc ABC transporter substrate-binding protein, producing MHRFLTRTLVAGCLAAAAALSTLPASAEVRVFACEPEWASLAQEVGGSDVTVYSATHGGQDPHHIRARPSLIAQIRRADLLFCSGAELEVGWLPVLMQRGGRLGIQPGQPGHLMAAEHVEVLERPTVIDRSMGDVHASGNPHVHADPRNITVLASEVAARLGAIDPDRADAYQSRLADFHARWDNAMAQWEPRAEALRGTPLIVQHAFWAYLFNWLGLEKVTSMERVPGIPPSAPYLQEVLQHSRSTEVKAIVRANYEPTDAAEWLSERSGLPLVELPSTVGSFPEVTDLFSYFSEILTRLEAIPD
- a CDS encoding CDGSH iron-sulfur domain-containing protein → MSSPIVAQEEPFCVEVEAGKNYAWCACGRSEKQPWCDGSHRDTEFSPVVWKAEKSETVFLCGCKSTGDKPYCDGTHNML
- a CDS encoding fumarylacetoacetate hydrolase family protein, encoding MWTTEQSAAVLLEHRRKLRPQHELPSGAVPADRDAAYRVQDALIQLHLDAGDGPVAGWKVALTNPAMQAMFGVDEPAEGAIFGPLVHASGKRLDPGKYRHLGAEGEIVLRMRESLTPDQAPFTAESVSESVGGYMAGIEIVDDRDAGADATIGLLVADNAMNYGCALGRESAYTPTIDLARVSGRLTIDGQPAGEGVGENVLGGPLHVLALLGNSLARRGRSLRAGDIVMTGSLAVTVWPQPGEAIRWEVDGLDPVEFSLAPDGTT
- a CDS encoding fumarylacetoacetate hydrolase family protein; this encodes MGMVEEVRVHRLVEHLLAGRADGTAFDGTWDDSLTPQTMAEAYRVQDTIVRRMRPRGTEPGGWRIALTTDAQQKQHGVVHPVVGPVWDRDLHASPFGLPVGDTHNPLAGAELALRIKQPMSAEDGPWSRESAAAAVEAAALAVVIYDDRNISGLAAYTIGLGIADLAGSALGILGPETDDLGALELDGLELHTTLDGRDVGVASTSTYLAHPYEIVSWVATHLNVRRRQLEPGDVVLLGSPGDPFPLGPGDRIAVANDALGIAELALEVQPGAA
- a CDS encoding molybdopterin-dependent oxidoreductase is translated as MTMLTNLSRRTVLKGIAGTTGFVLGARLGSDQLLGLPANAAEGKLEANLFVAVDGDGSVTITCARSEMGQGVRTSLPMIIADEMEADWARCSVVQADAEQKWNDFGQELDTDGSRSVRRDINHLRAAGAGARKMLEMAAAEMWGVPAEECVAQNHRVSHATSGRSADFGELVATAAGLEAPDPATVQVKDRSDWKYIANESAFTPDAYVDLVDMTTGKGMFGADTMLDGMKTAVVARSPVYRGKVESYDDSAAMAITGVRGTIELPMPDLPIAFKQLGGVAVIADNTWAALEGRKALNVQWSESENSALDSPSYDAALRKAAAEPGTTIRERGSYELARDKASAKEFTREYFVPYFIHMPMEPPAAVANYQDGKVEIWAASQHPMAVRDTIAEVLGIEKENVLVHITLLGGGFGRKSKADYAVEAAYLSREVGAPVRLVWTREDEIQNGYYHAASAQSVSAVIDAGRVSGWRHGVAFPSILGLWVPEQKIGFNIEHGLGLIDMPYNSIENIRIENGDANLHTRIGWYRSVNNIQHAFAINSFANELAHEIGRDPVEFQLELIGEPAIIDLTKEKVEDYWNYGDPIEDYPIDTGRLAGVLRKARDVSGYGKPLPKGHGLGLAVHRSFLSYIAQAVRVQVADDGNYSITRVDTVLDCGLGANPERIRAQCEGAAVYGNTIARQGIISYAQGAVEQSNFHDYPVTRIDDAPLNVHLHRIENDHIPSGVGEPMVPPFAPALANAIFDATGKRVRNLPIRPEDITAA